In one Trichlorobacter lovleyi SZ genomic region, the following are encoded:
- a CDS encoding B12-binding domain-containing radical SAM protein, with protein MLDSSAPTNPRILFVNLNPRPDWSRDKTLIYFNIGLCQVMTHVKKCGYQFDLLDFSVTPMYRSQFVEQIYQEKYDVIAFGGMVHTLWQMEELSVLIKTVCPRTCIVVGGYATMLKNDAVLRWTCADVAIRGEGEFALVDVLERIKQGKSFADIPGVAYKDQEGIHSAATRKPEFSLDQKGVPDWDLFDVEAYVQSGSKLLSHHLGVFQNQRFFPVITTRGCPYRCTFCSNNQLIQTHNPYRRHSVAFVAAMIKGLHDRYAINHFKFLDELSFLNKSDVVQLLDELDTMGLKITIEAICRVGLFGDNDLALVNRMKAAGFTRLFYSLESGSPRILELMNKQISVEEFSAQKRVLDAAGISSGTNVIVGYPTETAEDIARTFTVCLENRILPSVCFLLPIPGSEIYDRAIRDGYIKDEKEYVLDIGEQQYLKVNMSQLTDDELYSCTLNHLKQIRNDLSLTIPDENLICSVNAGVKRVSKKTMFLD; from the coding sequence TTGTTAGATTCATCAGCTCCCACCAATCCTCGTATTTTGTTTGTCAACTTAAATCCTCGACCTGATTGGAGCCGGGATAAGACTCTCATTTACTTTAACATTGGCCTCTGTCAGGTTATGACGCACGTAAAAAAATGCGGCTATCAGTTTGATTTGCTGGATTTTTCAGTTACACCAATGTATCGCTCTCAATTTGTAGAGCAAATTTATCAAGAGAAGTATGATGTTATAGCTTTTGGTGGGATGGTTCATACACTGTGGCAAATGGAAGAACTTTCCGTACTGATTAAAACAGTATGTCCCCGAACATGCATAGTGGTTGGCGGGTACGCGACTATGCTTAAAAACGATGCGGTGTTGCGTTGGACCTGCGCCGACGTTGCGATTAGGGGAGAAGGTGAATTCGCCCTGGTGGATGTTCTTGAACGGATTAAACAGGGTAAGAGTTTTGCAGATATTCCAGGAGTGGCATATAAAGACCAAGAGGGAATACACTCAGCAGCCACAAGAAAACCGGAGTTTTCGCTTGATCAGAAGGGGGTTCCAGATTGGGATTTGTTTGATGTTGAGGCGTATGTCCAATCTGGCAGTAAGCTCCTCAGCCATCACTTAGGTGTTTTTCAAAATCAGAGATTTTTCCCTGTAATAACGACTCGCGGCTGTCCCTATCGCTGCACATTTTGTAGTAATAACCAGCTTATTCAAACACATAACCCCTACCGTAGGCACTCTGTGGCTTTTGTTGCGGCCATGATAAAAGGGTTGCATGATCGTTATGCCATTAATCATTTTAAATTTCTTGATGAGCTTTCTTTTTTAAATAAGTCTGATGTGGTGCAATTACTTGATGAACTGGACACGATGGGATTAAAGATAACCATTGAGGCCATTTGCAGAGTTGGGTTATTCGGAGATAATGATCTGGCGCTGGTCAATCGTATGAAGGCAGCTGGATTCACGCGTCTTTTTTACTCACTTGAATCCGGAAGTCCTCGGATTTTAGAACTGATGAATAAGCAGATATCAGTCGAGGAGTTTTCTGCCCAAAAACGTGTTCTTGATGCTGCAGGAATAAGTTCAGGCACCAATGTAATAGTTGGATATCCTACTGAAACTGCAGAGGACATTGCCAGAACATTTACTGTTTGTCTGGAGAACAGAATTTTACCCAGTGTATGTTTTCTTCTGCCAATACCTGGATCAGAAATCTATGATCGTGCCATCAGGGATGGCTATATAAAGGATGAAAAAGAGTATGTATTAGATATAGGGGAACAGCAGTATCTCAAGGTAAACATGTCGCAGCTTACGGATGATGAGCTGTATAGCTGTACGTTGAATCATTTAAAACAGATCAGAAATGACCTGTCGCTTACTATTCCTGATGAGAACCTTATTTGTTCAGTCAATGCTGGTGTTAAGCGAGTCAGTAAGAAAACCATGTTTTTGGATTAA
- a CDS encoding DegT/DnrJ/EryC1/StrS family aminotransferase — MENEFSALIVATNVTLRDVLAALDRNGKGVVFLIDCDQVMRGLLTDSDVRRALLHGASICDPAEQYMNRNYIFGTLPKEKTENIALLDEKICSLPILDAAGHVVDILRLADLWRLPVMEPVLKGKEVEYVLDCLATNWISSQGKYVERFEESFGMYLGLEHALSVSNGTAALHLALAALGVGPGDEVIIPDLTFIAPASMTVLCGAKPVFVDVCRTTWTMDPCLVEACITTRTKAVIPVHLYGHPCDMDPIMEVARRYGLYVIEDCAEALGAEYKGRMVGSIGDIGVFSFFANKVITTGEGGMVTTGSAELYNKMRLLRDHGMTREKRYWHLVTGFNYRLTNLQAAIGLAQLEKINVFMQHREIVVKRYAEQLQDIQGIHLPPQEIWAKNIYWLYSILIDQEQSGLCRDTLMRHLAVHGIDTRPLFYPLHQQPPFSDQVDSHFPNADWLSASGLSLPTSNNIRLDDVDKVCSVIRSVMKNKSIFRNYDIRQDSIETKETVFC, encoded by the coding sequence ATGGAAAATGAATTTTCTGCTTTGATCGTAGCGACAAATGTAACATTGAGGGATGTTCTTGCTGCTCTTGATAGAAACGGAAAAGGAGTGGTGTTCCTTATCGATTGTGATCAGGTCATGAGGGGGCTGCTTACGGATAGTGATGTCCGACGTGCATTACTGCATGGTGCCTCGATCTGTGATCCAGCTGAGCAGTACATGAATCGAAATTATATTTTCGGTACGTTACCAAAGGAAAAAACAGAGAATATTGCCCTCCTTGACGAAAAAATCTGTAGTCTTCCTATTTTAGACGCTGCCGGGCATGTGGTTGATATTTTGAGGCTTGCTGATTTATGGCGGCTTCCGGTTATGGAGCCGGTTCTGAAGGGGAAGGAGGTAGAATACGTTCTGGACTGTCTTGCTACTAACTGGATATCTTCACAAGGAAAGTACGTTGAGCGTTTTGAAGAGTCTTTTGGAATGTATCTCGGTTTGGAACATGCATTAAGTGTTTCGAATGGTACTGCGGCACTGCATCTTGCCTTGGCGGCCTTGGGGGTTGGGCCTGGAGATGAAGTCATAATTCCTGATCTGACATTTATTGCTCCAGCCAGCATGACGGTTCTGTGTGGAGCAAAGCCGGTATTTGTTGATGTCTGCCGGACAACATGGACAATGGACCCTTGCCTTGTCGAGGCCTGTATTACGACCCGGACAAAAGCAGTAATTCCGGTACATCTCTATGGCCATCCTTGTGATATGGATCCAATCATGGAAGTGGCACGACGTTACGGGCTTTATGTCATAGAAGATTGTGCCGAAGCTTTGGGGGCGGAATACAAGGGGCGTATGGTTGGTAGCATCGGAGATATTGGGGTCTTCAGTTTTTTTGCGAACAAGGTGATCACTACGGGAGAAGGGGGCATGGTCACTACCGGCAGTGCTGAATTGTATAACAAGATGCGGCTGCTTCGTGACCATGGCATGACCCGTGAGAAAAGGTACTGGCATCTTGTGACTGGGTTCAACTACCGTCTTACAAATTTGCAAGCAGCTATCGGCTTAGCGCAGCTGGAAAAGATCAATGTTTTTATGCAGCATCGAGAAATAGTGGTGAAACGCTATGCTGAACAACTGCAAGATATCCAGGGTATTCATCTTCCCCCACAGGAAATATGGGCCAAAAATATCTATTGGCTTTATTCAATTCTTATTGATCAAGAACAATCAGGTCTTTGTCGTGACACACTCATGAGGCACCTCGCGGTACATGGCATAGATACACGCCCCTTATTTTATCCTCTGCACCAGCAACCCCCGTTTTCCGATCAGGTCGATAGCCATTTTCCCAATGCGGATTGGCTGTCAGCTAGCGGTCTGAGCCTGCCTACTTCAAATAATATCAGACTAGATGATGTGGATAAGGTTTGCTCTGTAATTCGCTCTGTCATGAAAAACAAGAGTATCTTCCGTAACTATGATATCCGGCAGGATTCTATAGAGACTAAGGAGACAGTTTTTTGTTAG
- a CDS encoding sugar phosphate isomerase/epimerase family protein, protein MGLRDIVRLACKYNLPLELSSALPFVSNMLEPVFQSRSEINLLVHNYFPPPEVPFTLNLASLNQDTYARSIKHCMAAIDLCAALGSPFYSVHAGFALEMEPDMLGDPVIQAKLAASSRVEKRTAYEAFIQAVRQLASYAVENKVGLLIENNVVAPENVSSNGEYPMLLADVYEIQGFFNEFGHLGIGLLLDVGHAKVTANSLDQRPEAYFDELKAFIRCLHLSDNDGVRDTNSAFNRQAWFMPHLKELLSVPIVLEVNCRSLEELLELRCLIIEMSGDCPY, encoded by the coding sequence ATGGGCCTACGTGATATTGTAAGGCTCGCATGCAAATATAATTTACCGCTTGAGCTAAGCTCTGCATTGCCGTTTGTATCCAACATGCTTGAACCGGTATTTCAATCGCGTTCAGAAATCAACTTGTTGGTACACAATTACTTTCCCCCTCCTGAAGTTCCTTTTACTCTAAACTTGGCCTCTCTTAACCAAGATACGTATGCACGAAGTATTAAGCATTGCATGGCTGCCATAGATCTTTGTGCTGCTCTAGGATCTCCCTTTTATAGTGTCCATGCTGGCTTTGCTCTTGAAATGGAACCCGATATGTTGGGGGACCCTGTGATACAGGCTAAATTAGCTGCAAGCTCAAGGGTTGAAAAGAGAACGGCGTATGAAGCATTCATACAGGCAGTCCGCCAACTTGCCTCATATGCGGTTGAAAATAAGGTTGGCCTGCTTATTGAGAATAATGTTGTGGCGCCAGAAAATGTTTCAAGCAATGGGGAATACCCGATGTTGCTGGCTGATGTTTATGAAATACAAGGCTTTTTTAACGAATTCGGGCATTTGGGGATAGGGCTTTTATTGGATGTTGGTCATGCTAAAGTGACAGCCAATTCATTAGATCAGCGGCCTGAAGCATATTTTGATGAGCTGAAGGCATTTATTAGATGCTTGCACCTGAGTGATAACGATGGGGTGAGGGATACAAATAGTGCTTTTAATCGGCAGGCATGGTTTATGCCGCATCTCAAGGAGTTGTTATCTGTGCCGATAGTGCTTGAGGTTAACTGCCGCTCGTTGGAAGAACTGTTGGAACTTAGATGCCTGATCATAGAGATGTCGGGTGACTGTCCATACTGA
- a CDS encoding GNAT family N-acetyltransferase yields the protein MKDLSVARLAKSDAAALSRLLSSDSNDYKQYFIPFDADEKSLAVRLGSVVQDRYWGIGFGNILIGLFMLRGFDEGYQRPSFGVYISHAYSGKGLARFALEYCISWCRLNGIDRMMLKVHPENHYARKTYEDAGFVPVEICRRTGHTIMERRWSER from the coding sequence ATGAAGGACTTGAGTGTGGCGCGACTCGCCAAGTCCGATGCTGCAGCACTTTCCAGGCTATTGTCATCGGATTCGAATGACTATAAACAGTATTTTATACCCTTTGACGCGGACGAAAAAAGTCTCGCAGTGCGCCTTGGATCGGTGGTTCAGGATCGCTACTGGGGGATTGGCTTTGGCAATATACTGATCGGTTTGTTTATGCTGAGGGGATTTGATGAAGGGTACCAGCGCCCTTCCTTCGGTGTTTACATCTCGCATGCCTATTCAGGTAAAGGACTTGCGAGATTTGCCTTGGAATACTGCATTAGTTGGTGTCGTTTGAATGGTATCGACAGAATGATGCTGAAGGTACACCCAGAGAATCATTATGCTCGCAAGACATATGAAGATGCTGGTTTTGTGCCCGTTGAGATATGCAGACGTACTGGCCACACCATTATGGAGAGACGCTGGAGTGAACGGTGA